A stretch of DNA from Flavobacteriaceae bacterium MAR_2009_75:
AGACAAATACTCCCTCATCGAAAAGTTATGTGCCGAAAGAAAAATAACCCCACAAGAAATCGCATACATTGGTGACGATATCAACGATTTGAGCAATATGCTAAGAGCAGGTTGGTCTTTGTGCCCAGCCAATGCTACAGAACCGATTAAGTTTCATGCGGATATAGTACTGAAAAATAATTCCGCAGAGGGTGCCATTAGAGAGGCATCCGAATTTATTATCAACTACAATCTAAGATTTAATGACTTATAAAGAACCCTACGTTATTGCAGAAATTGGTTGCAACCATAAAGGTGATATGCAGACTGCAAAGGAACTTATCAATATGGCCAAAATTTTCGGCAATGCGAATGCTGTTAAATTTCAGAAGCGCAACAATAAAGAATTGCTGACTGAGGAGCAATATAAGGCCCCTCACCCCAACCCAATTAATTCATATGGGAGCACCTATGGTGCACATCGAGAATTTTTAGAGTTTGATGTAGCCCAACACCAAGAATTGAAAAACTATTGTGAAGAAGTAGGCATAACCTACTCTACTTCGGTTTGGGAAACAACCTCTGCAAAAGAAATAGCTGGCTTAAACCCAGATTTCATTAAAATTCCCTCAGCTTGTAATAATAATTATGACATGTTAGGTTGGCTCTGTGATTTTTATCAAGGTGAGATTCATATTTCTACAGGTATGACCACAAAAGATGAAATCGAAAACATTGTGCGTTTTTTTGGTGAAAGGGGTAGAAGCAAAGACTTGATTGTGTACAACTGTACCTCTGGCTACCCCGTACCATTTAATGATGTTTGTCTCTTAGACATTTTAAAACTGCAAGAGAAATATGGTGAAAAAGTAAAGAGTATTGGTTTCTCGGGCCATCACTTGGGTATTGCTGTTGATGTGGCAGCATACACTTTGGGCGCCCATGTCATAGAACGACATTTTACATTAGACCGAACATGGAAAGGTACAGATCATGCTGCATCTTTAGAACCTATGGGTTTGAGAAAACTCTGTCGTGATCTTAAAGCAACTCATGAAGCACTCACTTACAAACAGAAAGATATTTTAGATATTGAGCGTGTGCAGCGAGAAAAATTGAAATATCAAAAATAATGGCTGTCGATTTCAAGAATGATTTGAACACCTGCATTAAGGTGCTTCAAAACGGCGGACTCATACTCTACCCGACCGATACGGTCTGGGGCATTGGCTGTGACGCCACCAATGAAGAAGCGGTAAAAAAAGTATATCATCTAAAAAATAGAATAGATAGCAAAGCCCTAATATGTTTGGTAGCTAACGATGCTATGCTCGAAAAGCATGTAGATAAAGTTCCTGAGCTTGCCTATGATCTGATTGACCTTTCTACAAAACCTACGACAATTATATATGAGTCTCCCAAAGGGGTTGCCAAGAATTTAGTTGCTGCCGATAATACCTTAGCTATTAGAGTGGCATCTGACAAATTTTGCCAGTACCTTATCAATAAATTCAAAAGACCTATCGTTTCCACTTCTGCAAACCTTTCGGGCTCACCGACACCTAAAAGTTTTTCTGAAATTTCTAATGAGGTTTTAAAAGGTGTTGACTATGTGGTAAATTTGCAGCCCGAACATGAAAATGCGGTACCATCGGCAATCATAAAATTGGGCAATGATGGAACTGTAAAAATTATTCGTAAGTAAAAAAATCAGTTCAAAAGACTAATTAGGGTCTTAATTACGCCTCTGACTAAAGAAAAAACCACATTTTGTGAATCATAAAGAAGCTTTAGAAAACCCTATTTTTAAAATTATTTCTGCAGCCGCCGAAGAATTGGGTGTGTCGTGCTATGTAATCGGTGGCTTTGTGAGAGACCATCTCTTAAAACGTGGAACCTCAAAAGACATTGATGTTGTCGCCGTGGGCAGCGGAATTGAATTGGCTCAAAAAGTAGCTTCATTATTGGATACTAAACCCCAGGTTTCGGTCTTCAAAAACTTTGGTACTGCTATGCTGAAACATAAGGGTATCGAACTTGAGTTTGTTGGTGCACGAAAAGAGAGTTATCATAGAGATAGTAGAAAACCCATTGTAGAAAATGGTAGCTTACAAGATGATCAGAATCGACGTGATTTTACAATTAATGCCCTTGCCCTATCTTTAAACAAAACAAGTTTTGGAGCTCTTTTAGACCCTTTCAACGGTATTGATGATTTAGAAAATAAAATCATTAGAACTCCACTCGAACCGGGTATTACCTATTCAGATGATCCGCTCAGAATGATGCGTGCCGTTCGCTTTGCCACCCAGTTAGACTTTACTATCGAATTAAAATCGCTGCAAGCGATTACAGCCCACAAAGACCGAATTAAAATTATATCAAAAGAGCGTATTGTTGATGAGCTGCACAAAATTATGGGCAGTGCTAAACCTTCAAAAGGTTTAGCACTTTTACATAAAACCGAGCTTCTCTCCTATATTTTACCAGAGCTTACCGCCCTTCAGGGTATTGAAGAAATTGAAGGTCAACGACATAAAGACAATTTTTGGCATACGCTAGAGGTGGTCGATAATATTTCATCAGAAACAGATAATCTCTGGCTCCGTTGGGCCGCCTTGCTACATGATATTGGCAAAGCTCCTACAAAAAAATTTCACAAGCGAATCGGGTGGACTTTTCACGGTCACGAATTTGTAGGGTCAAAAATGGTCTATAAATTATTTAAGCGCCTTAGAATGCCGCTGAACGAGAAGATGAAATATGTTCAGAAAATGGTCTTGATGAGTTCAAGACCACAGGTACTTTCCGAAGATTTTGTTACAGATTCCGCAGTTCGCCGTTTGGTATATGAAGCGGGTGACCACGTCGACGACTTAATGACTCTTTGTGAGGCGGATATTACCACCAAAAATTCTAAGAAACAGAAAAAATATAAGAGTAACTTCTTGTTGGTACGTCAAAAAATAAAAGAGGTAGAGGAACGTGACCATATTAGAAATTTTCAACCTCCTGTAAGTGGTGAGGAAATTATGAAAACTTTCAATCTGAAACCCTCACGTGAAATAGGCATCATCAAAGACGCCATTAAAGAGGCTATTCTTGAGGGTGAGATTCCCAATGATTACAATGCTGCCAAAAAATTTATGCTAAAGAAGGCGAAGGATTTAGGGCTTAATGCTCAAGGTCAGAAATAGTCTAATTCTTAGTAAATTATAACGGGACAATCTCAAAAACTACAACTATTTTCTGTAACCAGGAATATTATTTCTTAATAAGAGTTCATCCTGAGACCTAAGTTACCGAAAACGTTATAATTAATGGGCCCTGAAAAATGTTGCAAGGTGCTATTTTTATAGCATAACCTACAAACAACAACTTTCTCCTAATAGACATCAGAGATGTAGGAAAACACAACATTATCTTTTCCCCTTTCAACTTGTATAATAATTTTAGCTAATCTTTTGGTGTACCCGATTTAATTATCGCAGACATTAATAATAAGGTCTACGAGACACTTTCTATTTTATAGATTAATTTTATGATTGGTTGAAAGTATTCGAATTCGGTTCGAATAGCAACACCGATCAATCGAGATGCCATAGCTAAAAATAGATACCTTTACATTATAAGATTGCACAAACCCTGCTTATTCTATAAAATATCATGAAAAAATTCCTATTAATCATTCTTCTAATTGCTTCATTCTCCGACGCGATAGCACAGCAAGATGCTCAGTACACGCAATACATGTATAATACCATGGCCGTTAATCCGGCCTATGCTGGCTCTAGGGGAGTATTTAGCATCGTAGGCTTACATCGATCTCAATGGATCGGATTGGATGGAGCCCCCAAGACCCAGACCATAAATTTTCATACACCCGTCTCCGAACGGGTAGGAATCGGATTGTCTATAGTTAACGATGAAATAGGTAACGGAACCAATCAAGAAACCTATTTTGATGGAGTTTTCTCATACACCATACCCCTATCAAGAACCGCCAAACTATCTTTTGGAGTAAAGGCCAGTGCTCATCTTTTGAATGTTGATTTTAATAAATTGGCGAACTACAATAACGAGGCATCTTCAATCGGCTTAAGCAATATAGACCGAAAGTTTTCACCAAATTTCGGAGCAGGAGTCTATTACCATACCGATGATTTTTACCTTGGCCTCTCGGTTCCCAATTTTTTGAAAACTAGACATTTCGACGATTCTTCATCGAGCACCTCATTTTTAGCCGAAGAACGCATGAATTTTTACTTGATTACAGGTTATGTTTTCGATATCCACCCGAGGTGGAAATTCAAACCAGCAGTCCTTTTAAAAGCAGTTAGTGGTGCGCCGTTACAAGCCGATATTTCCGCAAACTTTCTATACAACGATAAGTTTACCCTAGGTGCCGCTTACAGATGGGACGCAGCGGTAAGCGCCCTCTTTGGGTTTCAATTGAGTGACCAGTTCATGGTAGGTTTGGCCTATGACCGTGAAGTAACCGAATTGGGAGGTACTAGATTTAACGATGGATCTTTCGAAATTATGTTACGATATGAATTCTTGACTCGATATAAGCGAGTGCTTACACCTAGGTTTTTCTAAAAAAATGTCATGATAAAAAAAATAACAATACTTCTCGGCATAACCTTAATTACCTCTTTGACAGCATACTCTCAGTCAAAAAAAGTAGAAAAGGCTGAAAACGAATTTGATAAATACGCATATCAAAGTGCTATTGAAAGCTATGAAGACTTAGTGGCCGATGGTTTTAATGATGAGGAAATCTTTAAAAACTTAGGTAATGCAAATTACTTGAACGCACAATATGAAGAAGCTTCATCATGGTACAGCAAACTCTTTATGATAGAGGATGCCGATATAGAGCCAGAATACATGTATCGATATGCTCAATCTTTAAAGTCAACCGGGGAGTATACCGCTGCAGATACGTGGATGAAAAAATTTGACTCGGCCCAAGGAGATGATGTGCGGGCTAAAAAATTTGCGAACCAACAAGACTACTTAAATAAAATCGAAAACTTATCAGGGCGGTATGATATACAGAATATATCTATTAACTCTCCTGAATCTGATTTCGCCCCTTCCCTATTCGGAAAAAATCTTGTTTTTTCTACGGCAAGAGATACGGGTACAACTTCTAGAAATATTCATGAGTGGACAAATCGTTCTTTCCTTAATCTGTATAGAGCTGGTATAAATGACAATGGCACTTTTTCATCGGCTTCAAAACTACCAAAAACGATGAATAAGAAAACTCACGAATCGTCAACCAGCTTTACCAAAGATGGCTCCGTTGTCTATTTCACAAGAAATAATTCTCAGAATGGTAAATTCGCTAGAGATGAAAAAGGGGTCAGTCGATTAAAAATTTATCGTGCCGATATTGACGGAGAGGAATGGACAAATATTCAAGAACTTCCATTTAATAGCGACTCCTATTCTACAGCCCACCCTTCTTTGAGCGCTGATGAAACCAAACTTTATTTTGCGTCTGACATGGAGGGCAGCATCGGAGCATCGGATATTTTCGTTGTAGACATTAATGGTGATGGCACCTATGGTTCACCTAAAAATATGGGAGATATAATTAATACGGAGGCTAGAGAAACCTTCCCCTTTATATCACAGAATAATGTGCTCTATTTTGCTTCCGACGGACATCCTGGTTTAGGAGGTCTCGATATTTTTGCAGTTCAAGTAGAGAACGATGAAACATCCGAAGTACTGAATATTGGTAAACCTGTGAACAGCGAACAAGATGATTTCTCCTTTATTATTAATGAAAGTTCAGGTATTGGTTTTTTCGCATCGAACCGCGCAGGTGGTCAAGGTGGTGATGATATCTATTCCCTGCAAGAAAATGTTCCTCTTGATTTTAGTTGCAGCACCGTTGTAAGTGGCACAATTAAAGGAGAAGATGGTTTTAATGCACTAAGTGATGCAAGGGTTTCCATTATGAATAGCAAAAATGAAGTCGTTGCTACAACCACTTCTGATGAAAATGGTAATTTTACATTAGATGGAAATTGCGAAGATGGAGAATACAAACTAATTGCCTCAAAATCAGATTACGATGATGTAGAAAAAATGTTCGCTACGGTAAATTCTGGCAATACAAACGATATAAAGATTGTACTCAAAAAATCCATAAAACAAGCTCCGACGGGTACCAATTTAATTGTTTTCTTAAATTTAAGACCTATCTATTTTGATTTGGACAAAGATATTATCAGACCCGATGCCTCTGATACTATGCAGAAGGTGATAGATTATATGAAGCAATTTCCAACTGTAAAAGTTCAGGTACAGTCACATACTGATTCTAAAGCTAGTACCGCCTACAATAAAAACCTATCGGAAAGGCGAGCTAAGAATACGGTTACCTATCTTGTCGCGAACGGAATTGAAGAATCGCGCATTACAGGAAAAGGATTTGGAGAATCGCAACTAACGAACGATTGTAAATCGAGAAAATCATGCCCTGATGAAAGACATCAAGAAAATCGAAGATCCGAATTTATTGTCATCGAGTAAAGAACAGAGAAACCGCCTAAAAGCGGTTTTTTTGTTTCCATACATGGCCTAATAAACTTTCATTTAGTCCAAATTTTGCTATCTTAAAATTTAACCAATCTACATCTTATTAGGCATATACATCGACTTTTAAGGCCTATACAACATATACTTTGCTATACTGTACACGCCCGCTAAATTTACATTACAACGTTGTAAGTATCTATCTGATCTAACCGTTTTATAGAAGGCTTTAAAAAATACATTCCCTATTGGCGAATTGTTTTAGAATTTTTATCGGGGCATTACTGCTTCTGCTAGGCCATTTTGGTTTGGCCCAACAAACTACCCACTGGACCTCTGTTTCGCCATCGGTATGGCAATCCATTACCGACGATGGACTAGTACGGGTAGAATGTAGGGTAACCAGTGGTGTATCAATACTTGGCAACGAGACCATGGGCTGTACCGACGCCTCTACCTATAGCAACCCAGCAGTGTTTGGAAGTCCGTCATTAGAAATCGAAGCCAGTTCGACCACCGACGGCACCCTAGAATTTGTATTCTTTGACGCCGTTACCGGTAATCCCGTACATATCGTAAACCCCGTTCTACATGCCGATAAAGTTGGAACCTTTGCTGTAGTGATCCTAATTTCTGATGCGGCCACGGCAAATTTCAATTTGATCAATGGTACATGGACAGAATTAAGCTCTAACGGACCAATATTTCAATCTACTCCTACTCTTTTCAATATTGATGATGCGGCACTTATACTTGGTGGAGGAGGAGAATGCGGAAATGGTTCAAATATCGGTTCTGGTGGAGGAAGTCTTCAGTTGAACAATGTTACCCAATCGATTGAAATGAATGTAGAGATGACCGGTGGCTTGCTTTCTCTACTTACAGCGTCGGACGATGTCGAGTTCGTTCTTACCAACCTTATCATCGCTGACCCAAAAATCGAGGTGACCAAAACAGCTGTCGAAAACTTCACTGACCCAGTGAGTGTGGGCAATACCGTTGATTACGTTATTGAAATCAGTAACACTGGAAATGTAACTATCGATAATATCGCACTATCGGATACCTTCACTGATGCCAACACCAATAATCTATCTCTTACAAGTGACCCCGCATTCTCAAACTCATCATTAGGTTCATCCGAGGGAACACTTTTACCAGGGGAAACAGCAACATATCTCGCAAATTTTGTTTTGAACAGTACTGCTGTGGAGGCCGGGGGAGTTATAAATCAAGTGCAAGCCCTCGGAGACAGTCCGTTTGGTGTTGATGATGTCTTTGACCTATCTGACGATGGCGTCGATACGGATGGAAATATAGAAAATGATCCAACAGAAAGCTTTTTTCCTGTTACCAATGATGACTCTGCCGATGTATGCGAAGTAGGCTCAGTTGATATCTATGTATTAGGTAATGATAACTTCGGAGGTAATGGGCCAGATTCAGGAACTATTTTCGTGGTTACTAATGCAAGTTCAGGTACGGCGACCATAAATGATAATGGTACACCCAATACTCCTACCGATGACTATATGACCTATACTTCGGCTGCTGGTTTTACAGGCTCCGATAGTTTTACTTATGGCATAAGAGATACTAAGGGATATGCCCAACATGCAACGGTAGCTATAACCGAACAACCGAATCCGGATGCCGGTACCGATGGGACATTGATTATCTGTGAGGGCCAGACCGTGACCGAAGCACAACTTTTCGCGCAACTCGGAGGAACTCCAGATACGGGCGGAACATGGTCCCCGGCGATGGCAGGTGCGGGAACCTATACCTATACCGTAGCGGCAACAACGCCGTGTACGGTCGACGACACGTCCGAGGTCATAGTCACCCGACAGGACCTGCCCGATGCAGGTACCGATGGGACATTCACCATCTGTGAGGGGGAAACAGTGACCGAAGCACAACTGTTCGCGCAACTCGGGGGCTCTCCCGATACGGGCGGAACATGGTCCCCAGTAATGGCCGGTGCGGGAACCTATACCTATACCGTAGCGGCAACGGCACCGTGTACGGTAGACGATACATCCGAGGTCATAGTTACCCGACAGGATTTGCCCGATGCCGGTACCGATGGGACATTGATTATCTGTGAGGGCCAGACCGTGACCGAAGCACAGCTTTTTAGTCAACTCGGAGGAACTCCAGATACGGGCGGAACATGGTCCCCGGCGATGGCAGGTGCGGGAACCTATACCTATACCGTAGCGGCAACAACGCCGTGTACGGTCGACGACACGTCCGAGGTCATAGTCACCCGACAGGACCTGCCCGATGCAGGT
This window harbors:
- a CDS encoding N-acetylneuraminate synthase, with amino-acid sequence MTYKEPYVIAEIGCNHKGDMQTAKELINMAKIFGNANAVKFQKRNNKELLTEEQYKAPHPNPINSYGSTYGAHREFLEFDVAQHQELKNYCEEVGITYSTSVWETTSAKEIAGLNPDFIKIPSACNNNYDMLGWLCDFYQGEIHISTGMTTKDEIENIVRFFGERGRSKDLIVYNCTSGYPVPFNDVCLLDILKLQEKYGEKVKSIGFSGHHLGIAVDVAAYTLGAHVIERHFTLDRTWKGTDHAASLEPMGLRKLCRDLKATHEALTYKQKDILDIERVQREKLKYQK
- a CDS encoding L-threonylcarbamoyladenylate synthase; the protein is MAVDFKNDLNTCIKVLQNGGLILYPTDTVWGIGCDATNEEAVKKVYHLKNRIDSKALICLVANDAMLEKHVDKVPELAYDLIDLSTKPTTIIYESPKGVAKNLVAADNTLAIRVASDKFCQYLINKFKRPIVSTSANLSGSPTPKSFSEISNEVLKGVDYVVNLQPEHENAVPSAIIKLGNDGTVKIIRK
- a CDS encoding putative nucleotidyltransferase with HDIG domain codes for the protein MNHKEALENPIFKIISAAAEELGVSCYVIGGFVRDHLLKRGTSKDIDVVAVGSGIELAQKVASLLDTKPQVSVFKNFGTAMLKHKGIELEFVGARKESYHRDSRKPIVENGSLQDDQNRRDFTINALALSLNKTSFGALLDPFNGIDDLENKIIRTPLEPGITYSDDPLRMMRAVRFATQLDFTIELKSLQAITAHKDRIKIISKERIVDELHKIMGSAKPSKGLALLHKTELLSYILPELTALQGIEEIEGQRHKDNFWHTLEVVDNISSETDNLWLRWAALLHDIGKAPTKKFHKRIGWTFHGHEFVGSKMVYKLFKRLRMPLNEKMKYVQKMVLMSSRPQVLSEDFVTDSAVRRLVYEAGDHVDDLMTLCEADITTKNSKKQKKYKSNFLLVRQKIKEVEERDHIRNFQPPVSGEEIMKTFNLKPSREIGIIKDAIKEAILEGEIPNDYNAAKKFMLKKAKDLGLNAQGQK
- a CDS encoding type IX secretion system PorP/SprF family membrane protein — translated: MKKFLLIILLIASFSDAIAQQDAQYTQYMYNTMAVNPAYAGSRGVFSIVGLHRSQWIGLDGAPKTQTINFHTPVSERVGIGLSIVNDEIGNGTNQETYFDGVFSYTIPLSRTAKLSFGVKASAHLLNVDFNKLANYNNEASSIGLSNIDRKFSPNFGAGVYYHTDDFYLGLSVPNFLKTRHFDDSSSSTSFLAEERMNFYLITGYVFDIHPRWKFKPAVLLKAVSGAPLQADISANFLYNDKFTLGAAYRWDAAVSALFGFQLSDQFMVGLAYDREVTELGGTRFNDGSFEIMLRYEFLTRYKRVLTPRFF
- a CDS encoding outer membrane protein OmpA-like peptidoglycan-associated protein, which translates into the protein MIKKITILLGITLITSLTAYSQSKKVEKAENEFDKYAYQSAIESYEDLVADGFNDEEIFKNLGNANYLNAQYEEASSWYSKLFMIEDADIEPEYMYRYAQSLKSTGEYTAADTWMKKFDSAQGDDVRAKKFANQQDYLNKIENLSGRYDIQNISINSPESDFAPSLFGKNLVFSTARDTGTTSRNIHEWTNRSFLNLYRAGINDNGTFSSASKLPKTMNKKTHESSTSFTKDGSVVYFTRNNSQNGKFARDEKGVSRLKIYRADIDGEEWTNIQELPFNSDSYSTAHPSLSADETKLYFASDMEGSIGASDIFVVDINGDGTYGSPKNMGDIINTEARETFPFISQNNVLYFASDGHPGLGGLDIFAVQVENDETSEVLNIGKPVNSEQDDFSFIINESSGIGFFASNRAGGQGGDDIYSLQENVPLDFSCSTVVSGTIKGEDGFNALSDARVSIMNSKNEVVATTTSDENGNFTLDGNCEDGEYKLIASKSDYDDVEKMFATVNSGNTNDIKIVLKKSIKQAPTGTNLIVFLNLRPIYFDLDKDIIRPDASDTMQKVIDYMKQFPTVKVQVQSHTDSKASTAYNKNLSERRAKNTVTYLVANGIEESRITGKGFGESQLTNDCKSRKSCPDERHQENRRSEFIVIE